The nucleotide sequence GTACCGCAAGTACTACCGTCGTATTCTGCATTATGCCAGTTCCCAGGGTACTAGCCATTATTCGGAAGCATTCGGTCGACAGTTCTTTGAGGCCACCTATGGGTGTGCTTGGCCTGAATTAACCCAACCGGTCCCGAGGAAGTTCCGCCCGATGGTGCGCTATCTGGAATCGCTCAGTGATATGCAACTCCACGGTACAGTTCTCCGCCGCCGATCAAGAAATCAGCCCTACGAGGTGCCATCCACGTTTCGTGCCGCATTTGACGCTTTTACCATTGAATGTGGGCGGCGAGGCTATTCTAAAACCGCCGAACGTGCTCGGAGAGACAGGGAGCGTTTGTTTCTCACATACTTGGAAGCGAATGAGGTTACCCTTGATACCCTGACGGCGCATCACATATCGCGGTTTGTCGCCACATTGATGGATTATCACCCGAAAACGGTCTTAGCCATTCTTACCAATCTTCGAACCTTCTTACGGTTTCTCTACCAGGCTGGCTTCCATGCCGATGATCTGAGCCCAACCGTCCCGCGTATTCGCTCGGGACGCTATGAGCGGTTACCAAAGGTCTGGCCTGCAGATTCAGTCCAACGACTGCTCGGAGCGGTAGACCGGGGGAATCCGACTGGCAAACGCGATTATGCCATTTTACTCCTGGCAGCTCGACTCGGAATGCGTGTCGGTGATATCAGAACCTTGACCTTGTCGGCTATACACTGGGACGCGAAGACCATTTCTTGGGTGCAACAGAAAACCGGCCGTCCAATCGAGTATCCGTTGTTGGATGACGTGGGCTGGGCTATCATCGATTACCTCAAACATGGCCGACCATCAACCATCAGTCCTCAGCTGTTTGTCCGGCATCTCGCACCGTTCGAGGCTTTCGGATTACATGCCAACCTGCACAACATTCACAAAGTACGCCCGGCAGGCTGGAATTACACCACCTGCCG is from Ferrimicrobium sp. and encodes:
- a CDS encoding tyrosine-type recombinase/integrase, whose product is MSESIPIPELVDRVLAELQRLHYMESTQNEYRKYYRRILHYASSQGTSHYSEAFGRQFFEATYGCAWPELTQPVPRKFRPMVRYLESLSDMQLHGTVLRRRSRNQPYEVPSTFRAAFDAFTIECGRRGYSKTAERARRDRERLFLTYLEANEVTLDTLTAHHISRFVATLMDYHPKTVLAILTNLRTFLRFLYQAGFHADDLSPTVPRIRSGRYERLPKVWPADSVQRLLGAVDRGNPTGKRDYAILLLAARLGMRVGDIRTLTLSAIHWDAKTISWVQQKTGRPIEYPLLDDVGWAIIDYLKHGRPSTISPQLFVRHLAPFEAFGLHANLHNIHKVRPAGWNYTTCRGSWPPCTPAYACQHPAPT